ccgtattttatttttgtggcaaAAGTTCTTATTTCACACAGTTTGAAGTGTGACATTAGAAATCAAAGTTCAAGGTTATAGCACAAACCAAGTGTGgagttttatattaaaacaacaacaacaaaacaattctGCTCATTTACAAATGAGTCAATTAGGCAAACAAAAAAGCAGCAACTTCAGAAGCAGGACTGTCTATACAGCAAGAACCCTCAAGAAGCAATAAAGGTACATACAGTGATCTGTATACAgagattttattcaattttaaaagaaaatgaggactTTTAGACAAAGCTTTGACCCTATAACAAAGCAAATCTGTCCAGCTTTAAACCAAATTCCAAGAGTAGCCAACTTCTATTTTTCAGCAGCTGGCAAGAGCACCCTTAATGAGCTCTAttgacatttctattttcttcatccCATATGGTATAAAACGAAACCAATCTAGACTCCTTGATAAGCTTTATGCGGTCATTTGTGTTTTACAAATGGTTTCTCTAATGGTATGCCAAAATCATTTTTGTGTTCTCTCCAGACAGCTTTACTGTAACATACAGCAATATTTATCCTGGTAGTGAGTCTTCTGTAAACAGTCAACCAATACTCTATGTTATAGAAACCAATCTATATGCAATTGAAACAATCCACAGGTTCTAACCTGGAAATACTAGGAAAACAATCTGGATGCATTAATCACAGCACTATGAAGATCTACCCTCTAAAGAATTGATGTGAACAGCTACCCTAAGACAAGTTTTACTTTCCTTGAGCCTATAGGTCTGTCATTTAAGTCAATGACAGCAGCTGTGGCTTCATCCCGAGATTCGAAGGCCACCATGGCTTCGCCTGTGGGCATacctttttcattgtattttaaacACACTGAGCCGGGGATCACTTGATAGCcataaaagaaatctaaaatctcATCAATAGACACAGTAAAGGGCATATTCTGCACTTTAATTACTGTAGGTCCTGGTTTTCCAGAACTAGATCCAAAGCCAGGGGGTCCACCAATGTGAATTGGGCCAGGGCCAGGACCAGGGCCAGGCCCAAAGGCTGGTGGCCCACTCAAATGCCCAGGGGCACTTCCAAGACCAGGAGGGCCACTTCCAAAGCCCGGGGGGCCACCTAAACTACCAGGGCCATTTCCAAAATTCTGAGGGCCTCCTCCAAATCCTGGCCCACTTAAATTATTTGGTCCACTTCCAAAACCTGGAACATCCAGTCCTAGACCAGGCAAACCACTATTTCCAACTGAAGGCATACCAGGCCTAGCATCACCAAAGGCGCCTCCTAATCCTGGAGGAGGGAGTGGTGGCCCAAAGGCATTTGACCCACCAAAATTACCAGGAAAGTTAAATGGAGGCCCATTGTTGGCCTCCTTAGATCCTACAGTCAGGAAGGCATGCTCTTCACCTCCTGCACCAGGCATTCCGGCACCGGGCATTCCGGCACCAGGCATTCCGGGACCGGGCATTCCGGCACCGGGCATTCCCGCACCGGGCATTCCCGCACTGGGCATTCCCACACTGGGCATTCCTGGAACTGCAGGATTACCTGGCACAGGTATCTTTAACCCTTTTTTTCCTTGGGCAGGGGGatttttctcaatctctctcataTCTTCTAGAGTAACTACATGAACAAAAGCTTCTCTCCCATTAAGTTTTTTACGGTGTAAGCGTTCAGACTTACGTgcatcatcttcatttttaaactgaACCAATGCCTGTCCTAGACCTTGCCCATTGTTATCAACAAGAACATGTACAGCATTTTCATCCACTGGGATTCCTTCTAGGAACTGAAGAACATCCATCTTGGTAATGCTGAATGGAATATTTGTTATGTGAGCACAGACTTTGGCAGAGCTGACATCCCCCTCCGGATTTAACATCATTTCTCTCTGGTCATAGCTGAAGTTCTGCAGTCTTTTACGAATCATATCTATCTTTTCTAGCATACCTTTCTTAGTAATTGGATGCACTTGAATAAAGCGATTGCCCATGTATTGTTTATGACGACACAGAGCAGCCTTATAGTCAGCCTCATTCCTGAACTCTACAAAGCCTTCACCAGTTGCTTTCCCATTGGGTCCATAAGCAATATAAATACTATCTTCCACAatatccaactttttaaaaaaatcaatgacatgTTTGTTTTCTGCTTCAAATGGTAGCCCTTTCAAGTAAACACAAAAACCAGCCTCGTGTGGTGATCTTGACCTTGACCTTTTCTGCCCACTGGGCGATTTTGACCTGGGAAGTGTCTGAGGAGGGGGATGGGTTTGTCCAGAAGGTCCTATACTTTGCTTAAAAGTGATATGGCCTCCAGCAGCTACCCACTGTCTTTCTGTGGCAGGACTAACTTCCACATAGCGTTGAATCATCAGCATTCTGTTTCGTTTCAAAGCTTCAAATGTATCTTGAGGGGAGAGAAACTTAACCAATCCGTTCCCATTATTTCGACCTACATGATCTTTCAACAAATGCACTGCATCAACACGGAGCCCATGGAAAAAATCTCTGACATCATTTTCCATTGCAGAAAAGGGCATTCCATGCACACTGACATACAGATCATCAGGGTTGATGGGAAGTGGTTTCACACTGCTTTGAGAATTCATCTGGATAGGGTTAACAGGATTCAACGGACCCAGAAACACAGGGTTCAGGTTATTGTTCAGATTCATAGGTGCTCCAGAACCATTCATTCCAGCAGGCAGAGGTGCCACAGGTGGCGGGTTCAAGGGTGGCATGCCAGACATGGGTGGCAGTGGGGTCATGGGTGGCACAGAAGGGACTGGGGGAATTGGGGGCACAGGAGGCACAGGAGGCAATGTAGGTACTGGAGGAGGAACTGGTATTGGGGGAATGGACGGCATTGGTGGCAAAGATGGCATCGCTGGGATCGGAGGAATTGGTGGTGGCGGGACTGTGTTCATTGGAGACGCTGTGCTCGGAATGGTTGAGCTAAACGTTGGGCTCCCAAAAGAAGCCCCCATATTTGGAGGAGCCGTTCCTATGCTGGCTGTGGAAAATGTCTGAATGTTTTTGTTGCTTTCATGAACAGATGTGGCAGCAGTAACTACACTGGGTGAAGGATTATTAAAGTTAGGTACTGTTGTAGGCAAATTTACTCTGCCACTCATTCCTGAGCTAGGTGGCGGTCCTGATCTACTAGCATTTGCTGGTGGTATATCTAAGTTGGCAGTTTCAAAGCGCCTACGACTCAGTTCAATCATATTCTGCATTTCCGTTTTACTACTCAGCAAAAGTGTTACTTTTGACCCTTTAATTGTACCACCTGTGCGCATCATACCAAGCCTTGCATCTTCATCAGTGGCAAAAACGATGAAAGCCTCACCCAGTTCACCCCCTACAATATGCACGCCCCCATCAGGAATGGTCAATCCAGAGAAGAAGTGGCGAATGTCCATGGTCCCCGCCACAATTGGGAGACCTTGCAAACGGATGACCACAGCCATGCTGCGCTGAAACCACACACACCTGCAGATGAGAAAAGGCAACGGCCAGGTCAGACTCCTGTTTATCATACCAAGTTTTTAACTACAAGAATGACCAGCTACCTAATTAGGCCCTCAAATATTCCCTCAAACTATCCCAAGcaatgcagggtttttttttaatttgaatattctaAAAACTGAACATTATGTGCCATTTACAATGTAAAACCTAGACAATTTCAACTTCCAAAAGGCATTAATTCTGTAAACAATTAGAAGTTCAGTCCCATGACTCAAAAGTTTCAGGGAAAAAAACCACCGTAAGAAAGTAGAGTCACCAATTACATCATTCAGACCACTAATTATTCagtaagatttaaaagaaatgtgcaaGTCAAATCAGGCCACAAAGTTGAATAATCTGCAGGGGAAAAACATGCAAAGAATCTAtcaaagttaatatttaaaagtggcttagcattttccttataaatttgacaactttgAAGAATTATCAGTGTCATTTTATATGACTCAATCTCAAAatgcaaaacagaaacagaaaactggaATACTAATGAATTACAAATACTTAACACTAAAGTAGATTCAAGTCTCAAATGAGAATGGATTCCATTATTTCAACCTAAAACTCTTCAATCTGCATTACAGCTCTATTAATTTAAACTATATATGCAATTACTTATTACAAACAAGGTTAATACATACTAAGAATCCAAAAGAAATACTGAATAGCCAAAACCTTAGTTATCTAtattcatcactccaaaaagtaGAATCAGTTACAGTGCCATTCATCATAGCTGTTTTAATGAAAACTCAGATCCAATGACTCATTTCCAAACTCACCATTAaaacacacccccccccccaaaaatgtCTCATTCTTCCCCCACAGAAAGCtgttaacaaaaaaagaatattttttggttttgcttttgttttaaaaagaactagGGTATGAACTTTGTTCAGTGACTGCTATATAGTTTCTACTCAACAGAATTCCTGTGGAATTTCTGGGAGCTCACTGATCTCCTTAAAAAACAATCtattctgagtttttcttttggagaaaagTTTCTccaagatttaaataaaattccagtATTTCAGTTCTTATGGCTTCCAAGAGTAAATGCAAGGGCAGTGCTTTGTAAAGTTATACAGAACAAATTATTggcactggaaaaaaatattaatttgaaattaaTATGTTCAACACAGTGTTTTCCAAGCCAtcttaaaaatcaacttttaaatataaactagctctgtgacctcaggaaaATTATAAATGAGTTGAATTTTGGTTTTATCACTTCTCAAACAGGAACATTAAAAGAGCAAAGCTTCCTGCTGCGAGCTCTAAGAATCCCATTAACTCCATGAAAGCAGTTTTTCAGTGTCAAATATTGTGTGAATACTAATTTGATACAACAAAATCTGTAATTTATCTCAACTATTATGACCGCTGTACACAAAGCAGAGATATATTGTTTGGCTTTGACaattctctcacacacatacacaaaaataaaagccacTTTCAAATCTAAGCCAGAAAGATAGACTGGCAAACAGAAAATGCTTTTTGTGAGACCATTATAAAACACCAGAAatttgggggaggagagaagcctttcatttttggtttgcaagtcaacaagaaaaattaattactaaacaaataaatcacaCCAACAAactcttttctccttatttttattactatttagcAGTCTATACAGAAGCTTATCCAGATTTCAAGTCATTAAATCAATTCTCATTCCTTACTATCTGTAGCATATTGGCTTCATGCAAAATTAAGATAGCATTCCTGTTCAACTtcaaaaaatgcttatttaatcACTACATGGGGGAAACATCATGGGTAACTAATCCAAGCACCCTAAATGACTTGAGAGATGTTAGTTTGCACTTGGACAGCAAAATGGGAATTTGATACAGTCCCAAGAACACAAAAATTAAACACAGGGCTAAAGTGACAAACACAGTAACTCTTCAAAAACAATCTGCTGCTAAGAGAAGAGATTTAGTGAAAGTCTGCACAAGGTACGTTCGAAAACATGATACTGAAAAATCTGCCCAGATTACCAGCTAGAAAAGGGTTGAGGATTAAACCAAAGAGCACAAGAGTTATTCATAAAGCCATCTAAAGAGAAAATGGTTTTAGGttctgaaaaaatatgaaataagatcTGCTATTCTGCTACTAAGTGCCTGTTTGACAGGTAAATCATTTCAACTATCTTCAGCCTACCTTTGTTACTTAACAAGAAGGTTAGATTCCAATCACTAAAGTTTCATCTCAAGTCAAAATAGGTACTCTAAAACATATGACCCGTTGTCTACAGCTATACCtctaaggaatatttaaaaaccataCCAATAACAAGCACCTATATTTGCAATTAGTCTGGAATGCTacactgagggggaaaaaaaaaaacagcatattGCCTAATAATAAGGAATCAGCAGGAGAAATGGATCTATATAAAACTGAACCCTGAAGAAAGCGACAACTGTTCAAGGTACCcagtccaccccacccccatccctcagataagacttaaaaaaaaaaaagaaaaaagaaaataccccaCAATTCAGTTACTACACATATTTTCATGTTACTAAATAAgctatctcattttattttgtataaaaacAAACCCTCTATTCAAAATCTCTTACCTGATAAAACAAGAGATGTATTTTCTTAACAAGAAGTAGAGGCCAAGGCAATCCTGTGGGCAACCAATTAAAACCAACTTTTAGACTGCAATAGAGAATAAACGGAGGCAAAAATCAATGCAGGAAACACAAAACAACACGCACAGGCCACACTGAACTGTACATTATGAAGGCGAGTCTGAAACCACCAGAATACTTCATTAgaatgcttattaaaaaaaaaaaagaaagaaagaaagaaagaaagatacacATGTACCAAGCAAAATCCCACTCATGTTACTTGGTATTGCTTTCAAATGTGAGTATCTCtcaaaacattatatatttacatacatcaAGAATGTGCCATAAATTAGTCCAAGAATGAATCAATTAAACACTAAAACAGTCATAAAGCTCAGATTCACACTGGTAATTACTTTTATCATTTGATGATTAAACCAGTCCAGAAAATTCCATTATACAAGTCCAACTACAACCTATTTCCTCAGGTCCCACCAAACGTTTGATGAAAAAGCACAAGTTCACACATAAACAGTTCCAAGACATGATAAAATCATCAATTCAAGAGTACTTATGGAAATTCTTGCAATTGCTCTTCCAAAATATCTCCCTTTGTACCAAATAGCATCAAGCACCAAGAAACATAAATGAAGCGAAATTTCAGGCTACAGCAATTAATTCCTATTTAAAACCACTGGGGTTCAAAATCTTAAGGAAAAGTGCTTTTTCTTCTAACACCAAAACTGTTCCAagaaacttgttaaaaaaaaaaaaaaaaaaaaaaaaacctaaaaatgtcTGGCATATTAAGAATAGTTCCCAAAGTAAAAACGAATCACTATCTCTTACTGAAATTTTTTCCAAACCGGTGAGGTTGTGAACAATTCACAAGCAATATAGAAGATCAAATGATTAGACAactacattaaaaagataatttttttaattcagagaaagagaagaaaatcgtCACTGGTAAGTATGAAGATTACCAACagaacactattttaaaaatgctcatttttaacTATCTTTCAAGTTCGAGATACCACCTGTGAGCTTAATATTCATCACTAACATATCAAAAAAATTTGTGTTAATCTCAACTTTTTCTAAAGGACAAGCTAAACATCTTCTAGACAACTACTCAAATTACTGCAGAGATTGTTTTGCCACAAAAGCTATGCACATATGTCACAAACAATGCTTTAAAAAGCCCAGAGCACTGTATTAAAACTTTTATACAATGTACAAATCAGTTCTAATTAGGTCTAAAGagttttaaaactcttaaaaacttCTAGGTAATTTTAGAAGTTTGTCTAACAGGTCACAAAGGGAAACATAAAACACAATAAAGCCTGCTTTAGGTAAAGGCTATGCTCAATGAGGAAGACCATGAATTTTTGCaatattaatttctaaatgtGCAAGTTTGACTCTAACAGAACCAGAGTAATTTTCTAATTAAGCATTTATGATTAATAGATGATCCTCCACTGGAGATTCCAATTCAAAACGTCTGGTATGGGGCCCAAACATGTGCCctgaaggtaagggaaacaagTTCCTCAGCCTCCTCCCTTCCAGACCCAAGAAGGTTCCATATGTCCATTTGGATAGGAACAAGTTCAGAGTCAGCCAGTTATGCCCAAAGGGAACACACTAGACCTACTATCAAAAATTTCTAAAGGGTTGCCAGAAATTACTATAACAAGAAGGAAAAGTCTCATTCCACAAGTTGAAAGGCCCAGCTGATTTCAGCAAATGCCTCATTCAAATTTTATGCTGTTCAATCTAAAGTACGAAATCAATCtggaaataaatttgtgaaactTTTCTATTTAAGCAAAGGGGAAAGCCCACATCAACCCATACCAAAGAAAAGTACCCAGAAAGTTCAGGCTAGAAGCTAGAACTTTACAACTCTTGGCGTTACACTTCTTCCTTCAAACAGACAAAGTAAATAGAAACCAAGAACTGAAGTACTTTTGTTCTCAACACTTCACTTTGTAAAGAGCACAATAATTTTATAGAAGCACCAATGTTTTCCAGGAACCGACTTATTCCTGTGTTCTAAATGTCAGCGAGCAATGGAACGTAGGAtcccaaaatgaaaaatccacTACAACCACCTTAAGACTTGGTGAATTTTAGAAGGATAAGACTGAAACAATTTTATGCAACAAAACATCTAAAATACAGgttttagggaatccctgggtgactcagcggtttggcccctgccttcggcccagggtgtgatcctggagagggGGGAtagagtctcgcatcaggctccctgcgtggagcctgcttctccctctgcctgtgtctctgcctctttgtgtgtgtgtctttcatgaataaataaataaaatcttaaaaaaaaatacaggctttACTTATATGTAAAGCATAAAGGTATGAAGGAGAAAATGGGCCTGATTTGCCATTAAATTCACTGATACATACCAGATCTAAAACAAGAAGATTGCTCTAGTATACTTTTCCACTTTGTTAGGAATTAGTCCTAACATAGTGGCTTTGCGTCAGCTTTAGAAATACAAGATACATGCACAAATTACAAATATCTGCGATGAAAATTTAGCATATTATTATGAcacaacacattttatttactaatcaTTTCAATCACTTGGAATTTCAGAGTAAAATGTCTGACAAGAATCCTCGTATAGTCAGAAAGCCAAAGCACAAACCAGTTGAACTTAACCGTTTCCACTCTTCATCTGGTGATAAACatcaaaaagtgaattttaacTTTGTTCAGTTATCAGTCTTTAATCAACAAAAACCAGAGTACAGCAGAGCTAAATTCTTTAgattcaaaaaataagaaaagcagcaCCCCTCAAATGTTCACCTCAGAGATGAGCAACAGAGAACCAATCATAATGGGCACAATGCTATAAAGCCGCATAATCACATTATGGCAGgcattatggaaaaaaaacacagcttCATCCACTTGATTTTGTTCCCATCCCCAAATGGATCACATTTCAGATTCTGGGATCATTTTCCCCCCCTgggatcattcttttttttttccccctgggatCATTCTTAATGAAACAATTCTTCTGACACTGAGGGACATGAATCTTTTAGATAGCTCGTTACTTAACTTTCCCATTAACCTCCAGTCCTCAAAAGTGGCAAATCAagacatttccaaataagatatagACTCCCCCTGCCAAAAAGActctaatattatttttcagcTCTCCCCCCAAATGCCAacaaatatgttcattatcttgatttaAACTTAAAAGCAACAATATTACTTCTAACCTAGCCAACCACATTCGCCCTCACTTTTGGTCTTAAGACTTAAAAAGTGGCTTGAAacttaatgaaataaaactcaTTGCAAACCAAAAGGTATCTGAGTGGTGGTAGTAAAATCTGATAAACTATAAAGTAGGTGAAGTTATTTTTCTGCTTAGTTGACCTAAAATATTCAACAACATTCATTTATACCAcgaacatttattaagtacttgtGGCGGGGACAGGAGATATAGAAATAGTCGACAGTCCTTAGATTTTAGGGAGAGATATCTAAGAGCATATTTTGTGCAATTACTGACACTTAGAAGTTCTTTCTACAACctctacagaagaaaatattcatctaaactgaaaaaaaagcGTGGCTCTCTAccaaatggaataaaaacagTATGTACATTGTCACTGGATTCCAGCACCTGGAATACACAGGTCCACAAATCGTTTCACATCTAAAAATTGTACCAACAACCCCCAAACTCTCAATATGCAATCATCAAAACATTTGGCATATcacaagaaagtgaaagaagccagaagtaTGCTGACATGAGCACATAACAGTAAGTTCCAAGTAACTACCAAAGTGGTTTCTAAAGCTTCATTTTCCACCTAACAGATACGAACGTAAGAAAAATACAAGTTATGCATTACAatccttaaacaaaataaatatttaatcaagCATATAAAGATGATATAAAATGCATTCCCTGTTTCATTACAAAGTTTTCCAGCAATACTGAGTACATCCTCAACCTTTATATCAACAGGccaaacatttcattttcttaaaaaattgccataaaattattttaaccacCTGTAACAGTTCTTCCCAACTTTTTAATATTCCTGGAAAATGCCTGAACATAATTACTTCCCACTAAATCCAAAAGTCCATTCAGTCAAAATCACCAAATTTCAAAAACGAGTACAACCAGTCTTGTATTAcatttctataaaacaaaacaaacaagatcaGCCCATTA
This region of Canis lupus dingo isolate Sandy chromosome 24, ASM325472v2, whole genome shotgun sequence genomic DNA includes:
- the LOC112673874 gene encoding RNA-binding protein 12 isoform X1, with the translated sequence MAVVIRLQGLPIVAGTMDIRHFFSGLTIPDGGVHIVGGELGEAFIVFATDEDARLGMMRTGGTIKGSKVTLLLSSKTEMQNMIELSRRRFETANLDIPPANASRSGPPPSSGMSGRVNLPTTVPNFNNPSPSVVTAATSVHESNKNIQTFSTASIGTAPPNMGASFGSPTFSSTIPSTASPMNTVPPPPIPPIPAMPSLPPMPSIPPIPVPPPVPTLPPVPPVPPIPPVPSVPPMTPLPPMSGMPPLNPPPVAPLPAGMNGSGAPMNLNNNLNPVFLGPLNPVNPIQMNSQSSVKPLPINPDDLYVSVHGMPFSAMENDVRDFFHGLRVDAVHLLKDHVGRNNGNGLVKFLSPQDTFEALKRNRMLMIQRYVEVSPATERQWVAAGGHITFKQSIGPSGQTHPPPQTLPRSKSPSGQKRSRSRSPHEAGFCVYLKGLPFEAENKHVIDFFKKLDIVEDSIYIAYGPNGKATGEGFVEFRNEADYKAALCRHKQYMGNRFIQVHPITKKGMLEKIDMIRKRLQNFSYDQREMMLNPEGDVSSAKVCAHITNIPFSITKMDVLQFLEGIPVDENAVHVLVDNNGQGLGQALVQFKNEDDARKSERLHRKKLNGREAFVHVVTLEDMREIEKNPPAQGKKGLKIPVPGNPAVPGMPSVGMPSAGMPGAGMPGAGMPGPGMPGAGMPGAGMPGAGGEEHAFLTVGSKEANNGPPFNFPGNFGGSNAFGPPLPPPGLGGAFGDARPGMPSVGNSGLPGLGLDVPGFGSGPNNLSGPGFGGGPQNFGNGPGSLGGPPGFGSGPPGLGSAPGHLSGPPAFGPGPGPGPGPIHIGGPPGFGSSSGKPGPTVIKVQNMPFTVSIDEILDFFYGYQVIPGSVCLKYNEKGMPTGEAMVAFESRDEATAAVIDLNDRPIGSRKVKLVLG
- the LOC112673874 gene encoding RNA-binding protein 12 isoform X4, with translation MAVVIRLQGLPIVAGTMDIRHFFSGLTIPDGGVHIVGGELGEAFIVFATDEDARLGMMRTGGTIKGSKVTLLLSSKTEMQNMIELSRRRFETANLDIPPANASRSGPPPSSGMSGRVNLPTTVPNFNNPSPSVVTAATSVHESNKNIQTFSTASIGTAPPNMGASFGSPTFSSTIPSTASPMNTVPPPPIPPIPAMPSLPPMPSIPPIPVPPPVPTLPPVPPVPPIPPVPSVPPMTPLPPMSGMPPLNPPPVAPLPAGMNGSGAPMNLNNNLNPVFLGPLNPVNPIQMNSQSSVKPLPINPDDLYVSVHGMPFSAMENDVRDFFHGLRVDAVHLLKDHVGRNNGNGLVKFLSPQDTFEALKRNRMLMIQRYVEVSPATERQWVAAGGHITFKQSIGPSGQTHPPPQTLPRSKSPSGQKRSRSRSPHEAGFCVYLKGLPFEAENKHVIDFFKKLDIVEDSIYIAYGPNGKATGEGFVEFRNEADYKAALCRHKQYMGNRFIQVHPITKKGMLEKIDMIRKRLQNFSYDQREMMLNPEGDVSSAKVCAHITNIPFSITKMDVLQFLEGIPVDENAVHVLVDNNGQGLGQALVQFKNEDDARKSERLHRKKLNGREAFVHVVTLEDMREIEKNPPAQGKKGLKIPVPGNPAVPGMPSVGMPSAGMPGAGMPGAGMPGPGMPGAGMPGAGMPGAGGEEHAFLTVGSKEANNGPPFNFPGNFGGSNAFGPPLPPPGLGGAFGDARPGMPSVGNSGLPGLGLDVPGFGSGPNNLSGPGFGGGPQNFGNGPGSLGGPPGFGSGPPGLGSAPGHLSGPPAFGPGPGPGPGPIHIGGPPGFGSSSGKPGPTVIKVQNMPFTVSIDEILDFFYGYQVIPGSVCLKYNEKGMPTGEAMVAFESRDEATAAVIDLNDRPIGSRKVKLMAHCVTLVQLSISCDHLIDKDIASKSDPLCVLLQDVGGGSWAELGRTERVRNCSSPEFSKTLQLEYHFETVQKLRFGIYDIDNKTPELGDDDFLGGAECSLGQIVSSHIITLPLMLKPGKPAGRGTITVSAQEMKDSHVVTMEVEARNLDKKDFLGKSDPFLEFFRQGDGKWHLAYRSEVIKNNLNPTWKRFSVPLQHFCGGDPSTPIQVRCSDYDSDGSHDLIGTFYTSLAQLQAVPVEFECIHPEKQQKKKSYKNSGTVRVKICQVETQYSFLDYVMGGCQINFTVGMDFTGSNGDPSSPDSLHYLSPSGVNEYLTALWSVGSVIQDYDSDKLFPAFGFGAQVPPDWQVSHEFALNFNPSNPYCTGIQGIVDAYRQALPQVRLYGPTNFAPIINHVARLATQAAYQRTASQYFVLLLLTDGAVTDVEATREAVVRASHLPMSVIIVGVGGADFEAMEQLDADGGPLRTRSGEAAARDIVQFVPYRRFQNAPRETLAQTVLAEVPTQLVSYFKAQGWAPFKPLPPPAKSPAQAPQV